In the genome of Streptomyces sp. NBC_00433, the window TGGATGCGGGGCACCCCGTATCCGGCGACGGCGTCGAAGACCTTCGCCGAGGACGGCATCACGTAGCGCCGGTAGTCGGCGGGCGACAGCGCGCCGACCCAGGAGTCGAAGAGCTGCACCGCGCTGGCGCCGGCCTCGATCTGCACCTTCAGGAAGGCCGAGGTGATGTCCGCGAGCCGGTCGAGCAGGTCGCGCCACAGCTCGGGGTCGCCGTACATCAGGGCCTTGGTGCGCTCGTGGTTGCGGGACGGGCCGCCCTCCACGAGGTAGCTGGCCAGTGTGAAGGGGGCGCCGGCGAAGCCGATGAGCGGGGTGGCGCCCAGCTCGGCGGTGAGCATGCCGACGGCCTCGGTCACATAGCCGACGTCGGTGGGCTCCAGGTCGCGCAGCCTGGCCAGGTCCTGCCGGGTGCGGATCGGGTCCGCGACGACCGGCCCGACGCCCGGCTTGATGTCCAGGTCGACGCCGATCGCCTTGAGCGGCACCACGATGTCGCTGTAGTAGATCGCCGCGTCCACCCGGTGCCGCCTGACGGGCTGCAGGGTGATCTCGGTCACCAGCTCGGGCCGCGTGCACGATTCGAGCATCGGGATGCCCTCACGCAGCTTGAGGTACTCGGGCAGGGACCGCCCGGCCTGCCGCATGAACCACACGGGGGTGTGCGGCACCGGTTCGTTCCGGCAGGCACGGATGAAAGGGGAAGCAGCGGTCTGCTGGTGCGCACTCACAACCGGCATCCTCCCACGGCGGCGCGGGCACCCAGTTCCGGGGCCTCGGGTGTTGTTGCGCACGCGAGGGGCGCCGGCGCCCTAGTCTTCCGGGCATGGCAGCGGTACATGGGCAACTCGGCGAGGACGACGGGGTCCCCTTTCCCTTTCGGCATGCGGTGGAAGCCCTGCGGGGGGCGCGGGTGCGGTCCGAAGTGCGGATCGAGGAGGTGACGGCGCCGCGCCGGCTGGCCTCGTACGCCTACGCGCTGGAGGCCACGGTGGTGGCCGACGGCGAGGAGCTGGCCGACGGGCGGGTGGTGGTGCTGCACGAACCGGCCGGCCACGACGCCTGGCACGGCACCTTCCGGCTGGTGACGCTGGCCAGGGCCGACCTGGAGCCGGAGATGGCCGGCGACCCGCTGCTGCCCGAGGTGAGCTGGTCCTGGCTGACCGGCGCGCTGGCCGCCCGCGGCGCCGACCACGACGAGCCGAGCGGTACGGTCTCGCGCGCGTCCTCGCACTTCTTCGGCGGCCTCGCCGACCGGCCTGACGAGACCAGGATCGAGCTGCGCGCCTCGTGGTCGCCGCGGGAGCGGCCCGGCGGGCTGATCGACGTGACGGCCCATCTGGCGGCCTGGTGCGATCTGCTGTGCACCTGCGCGGGCCTGCCGCCCGCCGAGGGCACCGACGCGTCGGTACGCGGTACGGCCGGGGTGGTGCCGCTGCCGAAGCGGCGCACCTGACTGACGGGCCGACAGCCCCGGGTGCCGCACGGCGGCGCCCGGGGCACAGCTGTGCCCTGCCTGCTCTGGCGTTCGATCGGCCGTCCGATTTGCCGGAAATAATGCTCAATAAATCGTGATCTTTCCCTAAAGCCCGGAGCAATTGCTGCCGAAGGAAGTGATGACCATTCCAGTCCCCTTTGCCACAGGAGGCCCGGTGTCCGTTCTTCTCGAGCAGCCCACGAGCCTGGTCGCCTACCGTCCCAGCAAGCCGACGGCCATGGTCGTCGTAGCCGACCCCCGCGTCCGCTCCACTGTCACCCGACACCTGTGGGCTCTCGGAGTTCGCGATGTGATCGAGGCCTCGTCGATCGCCGAGGCCCGGCCCCGGGTCGGTAACCCCCGCGACATCTGCGTCGCCGACGTCCATCTCCCCGACGGTTCCGGCCTGACCCTGCTCGCCGAGACCCGCGCGGCCGGCTGGCCCAACGGCCTCGCGCTCTCCGCCGCCGACGACATCGGCGCGGTACGCAACGCCCTCGCGGGCGGCGTCAAGGGCTACGTCGTGACCGGTACGCGCAACAGCCCCGGCTCCATGGCCGGCCGCCCCGGCCTCGCCCCCCTCGGCGCCACCGCTGCGCGCATGCAGCGCCGCCCCCCCGGCGCCAACGGCCATCCTGGCAGCGGTTACCGGGAGCTGTCGGGGCGCGAGGTGGAGGTGCTCCGGCTCGTCGCCGAGGGCCAGTCCAACAAGGCGATCGGCGTCTCCATGGGCCTGTCGGCCCTGACCGTCAAGAGCCACCTGGCCCGTATCGCCCGCAAGCTCGGCACGGGTGACCGCGCCGGCATGGTCGCGGTCGCGCTCCGCACGGGCATCATCCACTGACCCCTCCGGGGGCGGAACGTTCCGCCCCCACCTCCGCCACTCCCTGCGGGGGGCTGTTCCGGACTCCACAGTCGCGCTGCGTGGGGGCTTGTCGCGCAGTTCCCCGCGCCCCTGGGCGCGTGCCTCCTCCTGTTGCGTTCACAGTTGCGGTCCGCTGTGGCCGGCCGCGCAGTTCCCCGCGCCCCTTTGGGCCCGCGTCCTCCTGCGCCCAGGCGGTTGACTCTGGCAGGGGCTGGGCTCCGCGCAGAGGGCACGCGTTTTTCAGGGGCGCGGGGAACTGCGCGACAAGCCGTCCGCCGGGGGAAGGGCCCGGGAAAGGGGGCGGGGGCACCCCGGGAGGGACGAGGGAACCCCCGGAGGGCGTGGCACGGGTAGCCTTGACAGGTGACCGACGCCAGAGAGACCGCAGCCCCGGAAGAAGAGGCGGCGCCGGTTCCGCTGCTGGACCCGCGCGAGGGCATCCCGCCGGTGACCGCGGACCCCGAGGCTCTCAAGGAAGTCGTCGCGGCCTTCGCCGCGGGTTCGGGCCCCGTCGCCGTCGATGCCGAGCGCGCCTCCGGCTACCGCTACGGGCAGCGGGCCTACCTGGTCCAGCTGCGCCGCACCGGAGCAGGGACCGCGCTGATCGACCCCGTCGGGTGTCCCGACCTGTCCTCGCTGGACGCCGCGCTGCACGGCACCGAGTGGGTGCTGCACGCCGCCACCCAGGACCTCCCGTGCCTCGCGGAGCTCGGCATGCGTCCCACCTCGCTGTTCGACACCGAGCTGGCCGGGCGGCTGGCCGGCTTCCCGCGGGTCGGGCTCGGCGCGATGGTCGAGCAGGTGTTGGGCTTCGCCCTGGAGAAGGGCCATTCCGCGGTCGACTGGTCCACGCGCCCGCTGCCCGAGCCGTGGCTGCGGTATGCCGCGCTGGACGTCGAACTGCTGGTCGACCTGCGCGACGCGCTGGAGGAGGAGCTGCGCACCCAGGGAAAGCTGGAGTGGGCGCTCCAGGAGTTCGCGGCGATCGCCGCGGCCCCGCCGCCGGCTCCCCGGGTGGACCCGTGGCGCCGCACGTCGGGCATGCACAAGGTGCGCAGGCGGCGCCAGATCGGCGTGGTGCGCGAGCTGTGGCTGGCCCGCGACCGTGCCGCCCGGGAGCGGGACGTCTCGCCGGGCCGGGTGCTGAGCGACGCGGCGATCGTGGCCGCCGCGCTGGAGAGTCCGCCGAATGTGCACGCGCTGGCCGCGCTGCCCGGTTTCGGGCACCGGATGGGCCGCCGCCAGCTCGACCAGTGGCAGGCGGCGGTGGACAAGGCCCGCGGCCTTCCCGAGCGGGAGCTGCCGCAGCCGACGGCCGCGTACACCGGGCCGCCCCCGCCGCGCGCCTGGGCGGACAAGGACCCGGCTGCCGCCGCCCGCCTGTCGGCGGCGCGCGCCGCGGTCACCGGCCTGGCGGAGGAGCTGAACCTCCCGCAGGAGAACCTGATCACGCCGGACACCGTCCGCCGGGTCTGCTGGTCGCCGCCGGGCGACCGCTCGGCCGAGGCGGTCGCCGCCGCGCTGGCCGAGCTGGGCGCCCGCCCGTGGCAGATCGGGCTGACGTCGCCGCTGCTGGCCGAGTCCCTCACGGCCCGCCCGCCGACGGCGGAGTAGCCCCTTTCCGTGTGACCTACGCCGCTTCCCCGAGTTGAACTGTCCCCAACGGTTACCCGCGAGTAGCATGACCGTGAGTCGCGTTCACCCTTCGTGGTGCGCGCCCTCGTTCACCATCCCCCCGGGTGGGTGAGCGAGCCAAAGGGCGCGCCGGTGTCGAAAGGGAGAACGCGCGGAGGCCCCCGAGGAACGAGGGGGTCGAGCACGATCGACTGTCGGCACCGGGTCAAAAGCGCCCGGAGGCGAGCGAACACAAAAAAAGGGAGTACCTCGTGCCCCGTACTGCGAGGGACGTCGTCTTCGTCGACGGCGTCCGTACCCCGTTCGGCAAAGCGGGCCCGAAGGGCATTTACCACGAGACCCGCGCCGACGACCTGGTGATCAAGTGCATCCGGGAGCTGCTGCGGCGCAATCCTGACCTCGACCCGGCCCGTGTCGACGAGGTCGCCGTCGCCGCGACGACGCAGATCGGCGACCAGGGGCTGACCCTGGGGCGTACCGCGGGCATCCTGGCCGGGCTGCCGACGACCGTGCCCGGGTTCTCGATCGACCGGATGTGCGCCGGTGCGATGACCGCGGTGACGACGACGGCCGGCGGGATCGCGTTCGGCGCCTACGACGTGGTGGTCGCGGGCGGTGTCGAGCACATGGGGCGGCACCCGATGGGCGAGGGCGTGGACCCGAACCCGCGGTTCGTCTCGGAGAAGCTCGTGGACGAGTCCGCGATGTTCATGGGCATGACCGCGGAGAACCTGCACGACCGCTTCCCCCGGCTGACCAGGGCGCGGGCCGACGAGTTCGCGGTCCGCAGCCAGGAGAAGGCCGCGAAGGCGTACGCCAACGGCCGGATCCAGCAGGACCTGGTGCCGATCGCGGTCCGCCGCACCAATGCCGAGGCCGGTGAGACCGGCTGGGGCCTGGCGACCGCTGACGAGCCGATGCGCCCCGGCACCACGCTGGAGCAGCTGGCCGGGCTCAAGACGCCCTTCAGGCCGCACGGCCGGGTCACCGCGGGCAACGCGGCGGGGCTCAACGACGGTGCGACGGCCTCGCTGCTCGCCGCCGAGGACGTCGCCGGGGAACTGGGCCTGCCGGTGCGGATGCGCCTGGTGTCCTACGCCTTCGCGGGTGTCGAGCCGGAGGTGATGGGCATCGGCCCGATCCCGGCGACCGAGAAGGCGCTCGCCAAGGCGGGCCTGGGCATCGAGGACATCGGGCTCTTCGAGGTCAACGAGGCCTTCGCCGTCCAGGTGCTCTCGCTGCTCGACCACTACGGCATCGCCGACGACGACCCGCGGGTCAACCAGTACGGCGGCGCCATCGCCTTCGGCCACCCGCTGGCCTCCTCCGGGGTGCGGCTGATGACGCAGCTGGCCCGGCAGTTCGAGGAGCAGCCGCAGGTGCGCTACGGCATCACCACGATGTGTGTCGGCTTCGGCATGGGCGGCACCGTCGTCTGGGAGAACCCCCACTGGAGCGGAGCGGCCATCCAGCACAGCGACGGGAGCGGCAAGTGAGCACCACCACCGAACTTCTCAAGGGTGCGGCCGAGCTTTTCCCCGGCGAGGTCGTCACAGCCGCCCAGGTGCGGCACATCGACCTGCCCGGCGCGGGCCGCTTCGCGCTGATCACGCTGGACAACGGGCTGGACCACACCAAGCCGACCACCTTCGGCCCGCAGTCGCTCGCCAACCTGAACACGGCGATCGACCAGGTCGAGAAGGAGGCGGCGGACGGCGCGATCACCGGCGTCGGCATCACCGGCAAGCCCTTCATCTTCGCGGTGGGCGCCGACCTCAAGGGCGTGGAGCTGCTGGGGCGGCACGAGGACGCGCTGGCCATCGGCAAGGGCGGCCACGACGTCTTCAGGCGGCTGTCCTCGCTGGCCGTGCCGACCTTCGCCTACTACAACGGCGCGGCCATGGGCGGCGGCGTCGAGGTCGGCCTGCACTGCACCTACCGCACGGTCTCCGCGTCGGTGCCGGCCTTCTCGCTGCCCGAGGTCTTCCTCGGCCTGGTGCCCGGCTGGGGCGGCTGCGCGCTGCTGCCGAACCTGATCGGCGCCGACCGCGCGGTCACCGTGATCATCGAGAACTCGCTGAACCAGAACCGCCAGCTCAAGGGCGCCCAGGTCTTCGAGCTGGGCATCGCCGACGCGCTGTTCGAGGCGGCGGACTTCCTGGAGCAGTCGCTGGCGTGGACCGCGGCGGTGCTCAAGGGCGAGATCGAGGTCGTACGCCCCGAGGTGGACCGCGGCGACGCGTGGGACCAGGCCGTGGAGCGCGGGCGCTTCGTCGCCGACGGCAAGGTGCACGGCGCGGCCCCCGCGGCCTACCGGGCGCTGGACATCATCGCGGCGGCCAAGGACGGCGACCTGGCGCGGGGCTTCGACGCCGAGGACGCGGCGCTGGCCGACCTGATCATGGGCGGCGAGCTGCGCAGCGGCATCTACGCCTTCAACCTGGTGCAGCGGCGCGGCAAGCGCCCGGTCGGCGCCCCCGACAAGGCGCTGGCCAGGCCCGTGTCCAAGGTCGGCGTGGTCGGCGCGGGGCTGATGGCCTCGCAGCTGGCGCTGCTGTTCGTGCGCCGCCTCGAAGTGCCCGTGGTGCTGACCGACATCGACCAGGCGCGTATCGACAAGGGCGTGGCCTACGTCCACGGCGAGATCGACAAGCTGCTCGCCAAGGGCAGGCTCGGCCAGGACGCGGCGAACCGCTACAAGGCGCTGGTGACCGGGCACCTCGACAAGGCCGCGGCCTTCGGTGACGCGGACTTCGTCATCGAGGCGGTCTTCGAGGAGATGGGCGTCAAGCGCCAGGTCTTCGCGGAGCTGGAGGCGGTGGTGCGCCCTGACGCGATCCTGGCCACGAACACCTCCTCGCTGTCGGTGACCGAGATGGCCGCGAAGCTCGACCACCCGGAGCGGGTGGTGGGCTTCCACTTCTTCAACCCGGTCGCGATCCTGCCGCTGCTGGAGATCGTCCGCGGTGAGGGCACCGACGACCCGTCGCTGGCGACCGCCTTCGCGGTGGCCAAGAAGCTGCGCAAGACCGCGGTGCTGGTCAAGGACGCGCCGGCTTTCGTCGTCAACAGGATCCTGACCCGCTTCATGGGCGAGATCCAGAACGTCATCGACGAGGGCACCCCGGTCGCGGTCGCCGAGAAGGCGATCGAGCCGCTGGGCCTGCCGATGTCCCCGCTGGTGCTGCTGGAGCTGGTCGGCCCCGCCATCGGCCTGCACGTCTCGCAGACGCTGCACGGCGCCTTCCCCGACCGCTTCACGGTCTCGGAGAACCTGGCGGCGGTCGTCAAGGCCGGCAAGCGCGGCTTCTACGTCTACGACTCGGGCCGCCCCGAGCTGGACCCGGAGGTCACGGCGCTGCTCAAGCAGGGCGACCGCGTGCTGACCGAGGCGCAGGTGCGGGAGCGGGTGCTCGACGCGGTCGCGCAGGAGATCGGACTGATGCTGGACGAGGGCGTGGTCGCCGAGGCGCAGGACATCGACCTGTGCCTGATCACCGGCGCCGGCTGGCCCTTCCACCTGGGCGGTGTGACCCCCTACCTGGACCGTGAGGGCGTCTCGCAGCGGGTGAACGGCAAGCCGTTCCTGGCTCCGGGTGTCGCGAGCGTCCCGGCCTGACCCGGGCGCGGGTGAGGGGGCGGGGCCGTCAGCGGCCCCGCCCCCCTTCCGCGTCCCGGCTCAGCCCTGCGGCCGGCCCGCGGACGCGGGGGCGGCGAGCAGGGCCACCGTCAGATCGCGGACCAGCGACTTGCGTTCGTAGTCGTCCAGCTCCACCAGGCCGCGCTCGGCGATCCCGCGCAGGGTGTCGGACACCGCGGTCAGCACGCCGTCCAGCACCGCCCTGCGCTGCCTGGCCTCCAGCGACGCGATCCTGGCCCGGCGCATCGCCGCCGCGACCTCGGGGGCGTAGTCCAGCCGGACCGGGGTCACCGAGAAGACCTCGACCCCCGCCTCGCGCACCGCGCCGGCCACCAGGCGCCCCAGCTCGTCGCCGAGCCGGTCGCAGTCCCGCAGCGTGACCGCGTCACCGCGGAAGTCGTCCACCGGGTGCCTGGACACCGCACGGGCGATCGCCGCCTCGACCTCCTCGCGCAGCAGCCGGGTGCAGTCGTCCACCGCGAAGGCGGCCCGCGCCGTCTCCCTGATCCGCCACACCAGCAGCACCGTGACCTGGACCGGGGTGCCGTGGGCGTCGACCGCGTCGATCGGGCGGCTGCGCCAGTGCCGCAGCGACACGTCCATCGGGCGCCGCCGCAGCAGCGGGCTGATCCACAGCAGCCCGGTGCGGCGGACCGTGCCGCGGTAGCCGCCGTGCCGGGTGAGCACCAGGACCCTGCCGGGCCGGCCGCGGGTCAGCCCGCAGGCCGCCAGCGCGGCGACGGCGCCGATCAGCACCAGCCCGCTCCACAGCCCGCTCCCCCGCACCACGTCGTCCGGCGCCCCGGGCAGCAGCCCGCCGGTCGGCGGCAGCGGAAGCAGTCCGGCCCGCCACAGCAGCCACCCCGCGACCCCCACCGCGGCCGCCAGCGCGGTCCCCGCCGTCCAGCCGGGCAGGCACGGCCCGGACCGCTCGGCGAGCGCGTCGGCGGGCGGCTGGACCCGCGGCATCAGCAGGGTCTGCTCGGTGGAGGGCCCCGACTGCTCGGGGAGGTCCGCCTTGGCGTGGTGGTCGACGCGATCGGCGGGCGCGGAGCCGTCGGCCTGCGCGCGCGGCTCAGGGCCTTCCGCGGGCCCGGTGGGCGCGGCGGTGTCGGGTGATGTCACGAGAACAGTCGCCTCCACGTCTCGGGGCCTGGATATCCGTCGGCGGTGCGGCCCGACCAGCCCTGGGCGCGCTGGAAGGCCTCGACCTTGCGGCGGTCGGCCTCGTGCCAGTCTCGGCTGGGGCGGTAGCCCGCGCCGAAGCCCTTGGCGACCAGCCGGTGGCCGAGCGCCAGGACGCTGTCGTTGCTGCGCCCGGGGCGGAAGGAGCCGGCCCCGGGAAAGGGCGGGGCCGTGGACGTGCCGCCGGTCACGCGCAGCGTGGCGCCGGGGATGTCGTGGCCCTTGTGGTGGACCAGGTAGGACCACGTGACGGGGCCGGGCAGGCCGTCGGCCTTGGCACCGGTCCAGCCCTGGGCGCGCTGGAAGGCGGCGGTGGCGGCGCGGTCGGCCGCGCTCCACACCGGCCCGGGGCCGCCCCGGAAGTAGGCGGCGGCGCCCCGGCCGACCAGCAGTCTGCCGAGCCGGGTGACGGCGGCGCCGGAGCGGCCGGTGCCGAGGGCGTCCCGGCCCGTGAAGCCGGCGGCGGGGCGGCCGGCCAGGTACCGGTAGCGGTAGGGGACGTACTTCGCGGAGTTGTCCCAGTAGGCGTAGGGCGTCGTCCTGACCCTGGCGGTCGGGACGGTCTGCTCGTAGGCGGTGTAGCGGGTGTGCGAGCTGTTCGCCCAGCCGGCGAAGATCAGGGCGTGGGAGCCCTTCTGCGGGTCCGCGGTGTTGTGGAAGAGCAGCATGTCGCCGGGCCGGAGGCGGTCGCGGGTGATGCGGACCGCGTAGTCGGCGAGATCGCCGGTCCAGGCGCTGGCGCCGAGTCCCCAGGCCATGGAGACGAAGCCGGAGCAGTCCTGCCGGTAGCCGTCCTTCCAGTGGGCGGTCAGGCTGTACGGCACCCCGGCCGTCACCCATGTCCTGGCGCGTTGCAGGATCTGCGTGCGGGTCAGCCGCAGCGGGACCGCCGCGACGGGCGCGGCCTGGGACACGTGGCCCGTGGTGTGGCCGGTGGCACCGGCGGGGCGGGGTACGGCGGCGACGGCGGCCGCGGTGCCGCCGAGCGCCGTGCCCGCGACGGCGGCCACCACCAGGACTCTGGTGGCGCCGGTGGCGGAGGGCCCGCAGGTGCCGCGGGCCATGGACTCGGCGAGGCGCTGCCGGGCGCAGCCCTCGCAGCCGCACGCGGGCGGTGGTTCGACGTCGTCGAACAGCGGCATCGACATGCGCACCACTCCTCCGTGATCGGGCGTCACATCCTCTTACTACCCGATTTACCCGGAATGTTGACGAAACCGGAGAGATCGGTACGAAAAGGGGTGAATCGCCCGACCGCGGGGAACGGCGGGGAACCGAAGGGGCGTCAGCCGGCCAGCGCGGGGGTGTCCGTCGGAACGGCCTGGAGCGCGATGACCCGCTTGGCCTCCTTGAGGATCTGGGCGCGCAGCTTCGCCGGGGTCAGCGAGGTGTGGGTGTCCTTGACCACGACCCCGTTGACCTCCACGACCGGGACCGTGCCGAAGCCGGAGCCGGCGAAGTCCGCCTGCGACTTGTCCACCCAGCCCTCGTGGTCGAGCTGCTCGATGCACGGGTCGAAGCTGGCGGTCTTGATCTTGCCCGCCTTGGCGGCCAGCTTGCGCATCATCTTCTCGCTCGCCAGGCCGTCGTCCTTGGGGTCGCCCGGCTGGTTCTTCCACACCTCGCCGACGAAGGCGGAGAAGCGGCCCTGGTCCTGCGCGCAGGCCGCGGCGTTGGCCGCCACCAGGGCGCCGGAGCCGCCGTACTGCTTGTCGGAGGCGGTCACCAGGCGGTATTCGAAGGACACCTGACCGGTGGTGAGCAGCTGCTGGAAGGTCGCCTCGTACTCCTCGTGGAAGGCCTTGGAGTCGGGGCTGCGCAGGTCCTCGTAGACCGTGACGACGACCGGGACCGTCGGGTGCACCGGGATGGCGAGCTTGGGGCCCGCCGGGGCGGTGGGGCTGGGCGACGCGCCGTCCGCCGGGGGCGCCGTCGGCGGACGGGCCGCGGCGACCGCGCCGCTGGGCTCGGAGACCTTGGTGTCCTTGTTGCCGCGGACGTGGGCGCCGATCACCGCCGACACACCGAAGACCACGGCCATCGCCGTCACGCCGATCGCGTACGGGCGCAGCCGGTCGACAACGGACTTGCGCTTCTTCTTCGGGGCCGCCGAACCGCCCGGAGTGTCGGGTCCCTTGGACTCCGTCATTGCTACGCCACCTCGATCATCCGCACTGCTCTCGCGCATTTCTACCATCGGTCCCGGGAGCCCCGTCAACGGGGCTCCCGGGCCGCCGCGCAGCCCCCGGGGGGCGCGGCGCGGTCAGTCCTTGGCGAGCTCCGCGGCGCTGCCCGCGGCCGCGTCCGCGGCCTCCTCGCCGAACCGGCCGTCGATGGTGGCGAACACCCCGGTGACCTGGCGGGCGATGTCCGGCGCGGTCAGGCCGATGGCGGCCATGACGTCCTTGCGGGAGCCGTGCGCGAGGAATTGCGGCGGGATGCCGAAGTCGCGCAGCGGCACGTCCACCTCCGCGTCCCTCAGCGCCTGGGCGACGGCCGAGCCGACGCCGCCGACCCTGCCGTTGTCCTCGACGGTGACCACCAGGCGGTGCCGGGCGGCGAGGCCGGGCAGCGCGTCGTCCACCGGCTTGACCCAGCGCGGGTCGACCACGGTGCTGGTGATGCCCTGGGCGTCGAGCAGCGCGGCGATCTCCAGGCACATCGGGGCCAGCGCGCCCACCGAGACCAGCAGCACATCGGGCTGCCCGTCGCCGGCCGCCGCGCGCAGCACGTCCATGCCGCCGACCCGGCCGACCGCGGCGACCGCGGGGCCGACCGCGCCCTTGGAGTAGCGGACCACCGTGGGGGCGTCCTCGACCGCGACGGCCTCCCTCAGCTGCGCCCTGACCTGGTCGGCGTCCCGCGGGGCGGCGATCCGCAGGCCGGGCACGACCTGGAGGATCGACATGTCCCACATGCCGTTGTGCGAGGCGCCGTCGCTGCCGGTCACGCCGGCCCGGTCCAGGACGAAGGTGACACCGCACTTGTGCAGGGCGACGTCCATCAGCACCTGGTCGAAGGCCCGGTTGAGGAAGGTGGCGTACACCGCGAAGACCGGGTGCAGCCCGCCGGTGGCCAGGCCCGCGGCCGAGACGGCGCCGTGCTGCTCGGCGATGCCCACGTCGTAGACCCGGTCGGGGAAGGCGGCGGCGAACTTGGTCAGGCCCACCGGGTGCAGCATCGCGGCGGTGATGGCCACGATGTCGGGGCGCTCCTTGCCCAGCTCCAGCATCTCGTCGCCGAAGACCGAGGTCCAGTCGGCGCCGGCGGCGGCGATGGGCAGCCCGGTGTCGGGGTGGATCGGGCCGATGCCGTGGAAGCGGTCGGTCTCGTCGCGCTCGGCCGGGGTGTAGCCGCGGCCCTTCTCGGTGATGCAGTGCACGATCACCGGCCCGCCGAAGCGGCGGGCGCGCTGGAGGGCGGACTCCACGGCCTCGATGTCGTGGCCGTCGATCGGGCCGACGTACTTCAGGCCCAGGTCCTCGAACATCCCCTGCGGGGTGATGAAGTCCTTCAGGCCCTTCTTGGCGCCGTGCAGGGTCTCGTAGAGCGGGCGGCCGATGAGCGGGGTGCGCTCAAGGACCTCCTTGGTGCGGGCCAGGAACTGCTCGTAGCCGTCGGTGGTGCGCAGGGTCGCCAGGTGGTTCGCGAGGCCGCCGATCGTCGGCGAGTACGACCACTCGTTGTCGTTGACGACGATCACCAGCGGGCGGTCCTTGGCGGCCGCGATGTTGTTCAGCGCCTCCCAGGCCATGCCGCCGGTGAGCGCCCCGTCGCCGATGACGGCGACGACGTGGTCGTCGCGGTCCAGCAGCTCGTTGGCCTTGGCCAGGCCGTCGGCCCAGCCCA includes:
- the hemE gene encoding uroporphyrinogen decarboxylase translates to MPVVSAHQQTAASPFIRACRNEPVPHTPVWFMRQAGRSLPEYLKLREGIPMLESCTRPELVTEITLQPVRRHRVDAAIYYSDIVVPLKAIGVDLDIKPGVGPVVADPIRTRQDLARLRDLEPTDVGYVTEAVGMLTAELGATPLIGFAGAPFTLASYLVEGGPSRNHERTKALMYGDPELWRDLLDRLADITSAFLKVQIEAGASAVQLFDSWVGALSPADYRRYVMPSSAKVFDAVAGYGVPRIHFGVGTGELLGLMGQAGADVVGVDWRVPLDEAARRVGPGKALQGNLDPAVLFAPTAAVEAKTREVLDAAAAAGTGHIFNLGHGVLPTMDPDALSRLVEFVHRTTQTA
- a CDS encoding DUF3000 domain-containing protein → MAAVHGQLGEDDGVPFPFRHAVEALRGARVRSEVRIEEVTAPRRLASYAYALEATVVADGEELADGRVVVLHEPAGHDAWHGTFRLVTLARADLEPEMAGDPLLPEVSWSWLTGALAARGADHDEPSGTVSRASSHFFGGLADRPDETRIELRASWSPRERPGGLIDVTAHLAAWCDLLCTCAGLPPAEGTDASVRGTAGVVPLPKRRT
- a CDS encoding response regulator transcription factor, with the protein product MSVLLEQPTSLVAYRPSKPTAMVVVADPRVRSTVTRHLWALGVRDVIEASSIAEARPRVGNPRDICVADVHLPDGSGLTLLAETRAAGWPNGLALSAADDIGAVRNALAGGVKGYVVTGTRNSPGSMAGRPGLAPLGATAARMQRRPPGANGHPGSGYRELSGREVEVLRLVAEGQSNKAIGVSMGLSALTVKSHLARIARKLGTGDRAGMVAVALRTGIIH
- a CDS encoding ribonuclease D, with product MTDARETAAPEEEAAPVPLLDPREGIPPVTADPEALKEVVAAFAAGSGPVAVDAERASGYRYGQRAYLVQLRRTGAGTALIDPVGCPDLSSLDAALHGTEWVLHAATQDLPCLAELGMRPTSLFDTELAGRLAGFPRVGLGAMVEQVLGFALEKGHSAVDWSTRPLPEPWLRYAALDVELLVDLRDALEEELRTQGKLEWALQEFAAIAAAPPPAPRVDPWRRTSGMHKVRRRRQIGVVRELWLARDRAARERDVSPGRVLSDAAIVAAALESPPNVHALAALPGFGHRMGRRQLDQWQAAVDKARGLPERELPQPTAAYTGPPPPRAWADKDPAAAARLSAARAAVTGLAEELNLPQENLITPDTVRRVCWSPPGDRSAEAVAAALAELGARPWQIGLTSPLLAESLTARPPTAE
- a CDS encoding acetyl-CoA C-acyltransferase; protein product: MPRTARDVVFVDGVRTPFGKAGPKGIYHETRADDLVIKCIRELLRRNPDLDPARVDEVAVAATTQIGDQGLTLGRTAGILAGLPTTVPGFSIDRMCAGAMTAVTTTAGGIAFGAYDVVVAGGVEHMGRHPMGEGVDPNPRFVSEKLVDESAMFMGMTAENLHDRFPRLTRARADEFAVRSQEKAAKAYANGRIQQDLVPIAVRRTNAEAGETGWGLATADEPMRPGTTLEQLAGLKTPFRPHGRVTAGNAAGLNDGATASLLAAEDVAGELGLPVRMRLVSYAFAGVEPEVMGIGPIPATEKALAKAGLGIEDIGLFEVNEAFAVQVLSLLDHYGIADDDPRVNQYGGAIAFGHPLASSGVRLMTQLARQFEEQPQVRYGITTMCVGFGMGGTVVWENPHWSGAAIQHSDGSGK
- a CDS encoding 3-hydroxyacyl-CoA dehydrogenase NAD-binding domain-containing protein; this translates as MSTTTELLKGAAELFPGEVVTAAQVRHIDLPGAGRFALITLDNGLDHTKPTTFGPQSLANLNTAIDQVEKEAADGAITGVGITGKPFIFAVGADLKGVELLGRHEDALAIGKGGHDVFRRLSSLAVPTFAYYNGAAMGGGVEVGLHCTYRTVSASVPAFSLPEVFLGLVPGWGGCALLPNLIGADRAVTVIIENSLNQNRQLKGAQVFELGIADALFEAADFLEQSLAWTAAVLKGEIEVVRPEVDRGDAWDQAVERGRFVADGKVHGAAPAAYRALDIIAAAKDGDLARGFDAEDAALADLIMGGELRSGIYAFNLVQRRGKRPVGAPDKALARPVSKVGVVGAGLMASQLALLFVRRLEVPVVLTDIDQARIDKGVAYVHGEIDKLLAKGRLGQDAANRYKALVTGHLDKAAAFGDADFVIEAVFEEMGVKRQVFAELEAVVRPDAILATNTSSLSVTEMAAKLDHPERVVGFHFFNPVAILPLLEIVRGEGTDDPSLATAFAVAKKLRKTAVLVKDAPAFVVNRILTRFMGEIQNVIDEGTPVAVAEKAIEPLGLPMSPLVLLELVGPAIGLHVSQTLHGAFPDRFTVSENLAAVVKAGKRGFYVYDSGRPELDPEVTALLKQGDRVLTEAQVRERVLDAVAQEIGLMLDEGVVAEAQDIDLCLITGAGWPFHLGGVTPYLDREGVSQRVNGKPFLAPGVASVPA
- a CDS encoding SPFH domain-containing protein, whose product is MTSPDTAAPTGPAEGPEPRAQADGSAPADRVDHHAKADLPEQSGPSTEQTLLMPRVQPPADALAERSGPCLPGWTAGTALAAAVGVAGWLLWRAGLLPLPPTGGLLPGAPDDVVRGSGLWSGLVLIGAVAALAACGLTRGRPGRVLVLTRHGGYRGTVRRTGLLWISPLLRRRPMDVSLRHWRSRPIDAVDAHGTPVQVTVLLVWRIRETARAAFAVDDCTRLLREEVEAAIARAVSRHPVDDFRGDAVTLRDCDRLGDELGRLVAGAVREAGVEVFSVTPVRLDYAPEVAAAMRRARIASLEARQRRAVLDGVLTAVSDTLRGIAERGLVELDDYERKSLVRDLTVALLAAPASAGRPQG